In Synechococcus sp. CC9616, the following are encoded in one genomic region:
- a CDS encoding RNA methyltransferase yields the protein MVSSVITSRRNPLVKRLRALSRREGRDVEQILLLEGTHLLEEALLTDPPNLDLIATEIWIDRHPALMSRLPSGTSIQPVSEEVLTAALSTVSPDGVASLMPMSQLPASPSEPSFLLVLDRLQDPGNLGTLLRTALAAEIETVWLGSGADPLSPKVLRSSAGALLHLPHQRLGPDEAGALDQLEAKLLQLRDRGVQVVATLVPEASAARQAIPYWELNWQCPTALVLGNEGRGLHQRLQACCSHSVTLPHSERVESLNVAAAAVPLLLERRRARMTSSTQQSV from the coding sequence TTGGTGTCTTCCGTCATCACGAGTCGGAGAAATCCTCTTGTTAAAAGACTGCGGGCTCTCAGCAGACGTGAGGGTCGTGATGTTGAGCAGATCCTGCTGCTTGAGGGAACCCATCTGCTCGAGGAGGCATTGCTCACAGACCCGCCCAACCTCGACTTGATTGCGACCGAGATTTGGATCGATCGGCATCCTGCCTTGATGTCCAGGCTGCCGTCGGGGACAAGCATTCAACCGGTGTCTGAGGAGGTACTCACTGCAGCGCTCAGCACGGTGAGTCCTGACGGGGTGGCGAGCTTGATGCCGATGTCGCAGTTGCCTGCTTCCCCCTCAGAACCCAGCTTCCTTCTGGTGCTGGATCGGTTGCAGGATCCCGGCAACCTGGGAACGCTGCTGCGCACGGCCTTGGCGGCTGAGATCGAGACGGTTTGGCTCGGTTCGGGAGCTGATCCACTCAGTCCGAAGGTGTTGCGTTCCTCCGCAGGAGCTCTCCTGCATCTGCCCCACCAGCGCCTGGGCCCTGATGAAGCGGGGGCTTTGGATCAGCTTGAAGCCAAGCTCCTTCAGCTCAGGGATCGCGGAGTTCAGGTGGTCGCCACGCTGGTTCCGGAGGCCAGTGCAGCTCGGCAGGCCATTCCCTACTGGGAGCTCAACTGGCAATGCCCCACAGCTCTTGTGCTCGGTAACGAAGGGCGTGGTTTGCACCAGCGATTGCAGGCCTGCTGCAGTCATTCCGTGACGCTCCCCCACAGTGAACGGGTGGAATCGTTGAATGTTGCCGCCGCCGCTGTTCCGCTGTTGCTGGAGCGTCGAAGGGCGAGAATGACGTCCTCAACGCAGCAGTCGGTGTGA
- the sodX gene encoding nickel-type superoxide dismutase maturation protease has translation MLACRRRRHLRVDGFSMAPTLMPGDRVLIRLLSDDAPLPTIDSLVVAWHPNKAETKMIKRLTSCNQGRLLLHGDNPSESSDSRQFGALERRHLIGVVTSIVR, from the coding sequence CTGCTCGCCTGCCGTCGCCGTCGACACCTTCGTGTCGACGGCTTTTCAATGGCGCCAACCTTGATGCCCGGGGATCGGGTGCTGATTCGACTGTTATCGGACGATGCCCCGCTGCCAACGATCGATTCGCTTGTTGTGGCCTGGCATCCCAATAAGGCCGAGACGAAAATGATCAAGCGGTTGACCAGCTGCAATCAGGGTCGCCTACTCCTGCACGGAGACAACCCGTCGGAAAGCAGCGACAGCCGCCAGTTCGGTGCTCTGGAGCGCCGTCACCTCATCGGTGTCGTCACATCCATTGTTCGCTGA
- the sodN gene encoding superoxide dismutase, Ni has translation MLRSALSAIVRALPASVVHAHCDGPCGVYDPASARVAAEAVLAMTKKLKSLEAPANGDAAAMAAYNNTFSRFVAIKEDQAKETKKELLILWTDYFKPDHLATFPDLHDTFWKATKLCSACKVHIDQGKAEELMAAVEKIHNMFWQSKGRSDAWVTAS, from the coding sequence ATGCTGCGTTCGGCCCTTTCCGCCATCGTCCGCGCCCTCCCTGCATCCGTCGTTCATGCCCATTGCGACGGACCCTGCGGCGTTTATGACCCAGCCTCCGCCCGTGTGGCGGCTGAAGCTGTTCTGGCGATGACGAAGAAGCTCAAATCCCTTGAAGCCCCTGCCAATGGCGATGCCGCTGCCATGGCTGCCTACAACAACACCTTCTCTCGCTTCGTCGCGATCAAGGAAGATCAGGCCAAGGAAACCAAGAAGGAACTCCTGATTCTCTGGACGGACTATTTCAAGCCCGACCATCTGGCGACCTTCCCCGACCTCCACGACACCTTCTGGAAAGCCACCAAGCTTTGCAGTGCCTGCAAAGTCCACATCGACCAGGGCAAGGCTGAGGAACTGATGGCTGCTGTGGAAAAGATCCACAACATGTTCTGGCAGTCCAAGGGCCGCAGTGATGCCTGGGTCACCGCCTCCTGA
- a CDS encoding phasin family protein has protein sequence MDAGNPLQQLLLRGLGTTTLVAERLRGVSQQWVSSGRLDPNQASALVEDVLKALRGETPELEEQMEKNLERNRDHFLEDIGVASQKEVDELRGRIDRLEQQLRKSESREN, from the coding sequence ATGGACGCCGGCAATCCTCTTCAGCAACTGCTGCTCCGCGGCCTTGGGACCACCACTCTGGTCGCAGAGCGCCTCAGGGGTGTGTCCCAGCAATGGGTGAGCAGCGGCCGACTAGATCCCAATCAAGCTTCCGCCCTGGTTGAAGACGTGCTCAAGGCCCTGCGAGGGGAAACCCCTGAGCTCGAAGAGCAGATGGAGAAAAACCTCGAGCGCAACCGCGATCACTTTCTCGAAGACATCGGAGTGGCCAGCCAGAAGGAGGTCGATGAACTGCGTGGTCGCATCGATCGGCTCGAGCAGCAGCTCAGGAAGTCAGAATCACGCGAGAACTGA
- the trpC gene encoding indole-3-glycerol phosphate synthase TrpC yields MEIRRRPPNPKVRVAYLEYAVPHDDEKPRHILEEIVWEKDREIDVARQKVPLEKLRSQIQDLPPTRDFIAALRSSTRKPAVIAEVKKASPSKGVIREDFDPVTIARAYASGGASCLSVLTDKTFFQGGFEVLVDVRQAVDLPLLCKEFILSPYQLYQARAAGADAVLLIAAILTDQDLNYLRKAAKALSLDVLVEVHDDEELERVLQLGGFPLIGINNRDLASFETDLATTERLMQRFGEQLKQSDTLLVSESGLFTRNDLDRVQSAGAKAVLVGEALMRQQDVEAGLRTLIDG; encoded by the coding sequence ATGGAGATCCGTCGCCGTCCCCCCAATCCCAAGGTGCGTGTTGCCTATCTCGAATATGCCGTTCCCCACGATGACGAGAAGCCTCGGCACATCCTCGAGGAAATCGTCTGGGAGAAGGACCGTGAAATCGACGTGGCGCGTCAGAAGGTTCCCCTTGAAAAGCTGAGATCACAAATTCAGGACCTGCCCCCAACGCGAGATTTCATCGCGGCACTCCGGTCATCGACGCGGAAGCCGGCTGTGATCGCTGAGGTCAAAAAAGCCAGTCCCAGCAAAGGTGTGATCCGTGAGGACTTCGACCCTGTAACGATTGCCCGCGCCTACGCCAGTGGCGGCGCCAGCTGCCTGTCGGTGCTGACCGATAAGACGTTCTTCCAGGGTGGTTTTGAGGTTCTGGTGGATGTGCGACAGGCCGTTGATCTCCCCCTGCTCTGCAAGGAGTTCATCCTCAGTCCCTATCAGCTTTATCAGGCTCGGGCAGCAGGCGCGGATGCCGTCTTGCTGATCGCTGCAATCCTCACCGACCAGGATCTGAATTACCTGCGTAAGGCAGCCAAAGCGCTCAGCCTCGACGTTCTTGTGGAGGTTCACGACGACGAGGAGCTGGAGCGCGTGCTGCAGCTGGGTGGATTTCCCCTGATCGGAATCAACAATCGTGATCTCGCCAGCTTTGAGACCGACCTCGCCACTACGGAGCGCTTGATGCAGCGCTTTGGAGAGCAGCTCAAGCAGTCCGACACCCTGCTGGTGAGTGAATCTGGTCTGTTCACGCGCAACGATCTGGATCGTGTTCAGTCGGCCGGGGCCAAGGCGGTTCTGGTGGGAGAAGCGCTCATGCGTCAGCAGGATGTCGAGGCGGGGCTTCGAACACTGATCGACGGTTGA
- a CDS encoding FKBP-type peptidyl-prolyl cis-trans isomerase, with protein MRDILISSTVCVLCLLLALVSQLISPSTVVASTVVASTVTASTTTAPVQAAVIQPEPPQQAGRIELDPDDPNPTLFAMAPDNTTPDNNNTADASALGGPLDAPDTTLTASGLSITELEVGDGDVASSGQTVVVNYRGTLENGKEFDSSYGRGPFSFPLGAGRVIKGWDEGVAGMKVGGKRRLVIPPDLAYGSRGAGGVIPPNATLIFEVELLDIRK; from the coding sequence GTGCGGGACATCTTGATCAGCTCAACCGTCTGCGTGCTCTGCCTCCTGCTGGCGCTGGTTAGCCAACTGATCTCGCCTTCCACCGTGGTTGCTTCCACAGTGGTGGCTTCCACAGTGACTGCCTCCACCACGACAGCTCCGGTTCAGGCAGCCGTGATCCAGCCAGAGCCCCCTCAGCAAGCAGGCCGGATCGAACTGGATCCCGATGACCCCAACCCAACCTTGTTCGCAATGGCTCCCGACAACACCACTCCCGACAACAACAACACCGCCGATGCATCCGCCCTTGGAGGACCTCTGGATGCCCCCGATACAACGCTGACGGCCAGCGGCCTCAGCATCACCGAGTTGGAAGTTGGTGATGGCGACGTTGCCAGTTCAGGCCAGACCGTGGTGGTCAATTACCGCGGAACACTGGAAAACGGTAAAGAATTCGACAGCAGCTACGGCCGCGGCCCCTTCAGCTTCCCGCTGGGTGCTGGTCGCGTGATCAAAGGCTGGGATGAAGGGGTGGCTGGGATGAAAGTTGGCGGGAAACGCCGGCTGGTGATTCCCCCAGACCTGGCCTATGGCAGCCGTGGGGCCGGTGGTGTGATTCCACCAAATGCCACTCTCATTTTCGAGGTGGAACTTCTCGACATCCGTAAATGA
- the mnmA gene encoding tRNA 2-thiouridine(34) synthase MnmA, translating to MTTAPSITSAGQAALERLRTWPGEHSVAVGLSGGVDSSLTAALLVEAGWQVEGLTLWLMSGKGACCAEGLVDAAGICEQLGIPHHVVDARDTFQKEIVQRLVEGYRDGITPLPCSQCNRSVKFGPMLSWAQQERGIERIATGHYARIRHGRGVGRHQLLRGLDHQKDQSYFLYDLPQEALGSVVFPLGELTKPDTRREAARHGLRTADKPESQDLCLADHHGSMRAFLDAYLPPRIGQIVLEDGTVLGEHDGIEHFTIGQRRGLGVSWSEPLHVVRLDAAMNRVVVAPRAEAGCHSCEVGAVNWISIEPPLESITVEVQVRYRSAPVMAQLSPAEPNENDRQRSRPHRCRLEFHEQQFSITPGQAAVFYDGETVFGGGLISAE from the coding sequence ATGACCACCGCCCCCTCGATCACCTCTGCAGGTCAGGCTGCGCTGGAGCGTCTCCGAACCTGGCCAGGTGAACACAGCGTCGCCGTCGGACTCTCCGGCGGCGTGGACAGCTCACTGACGGCTGCCCTGTTGGTTGAGGCTGGCTGGCAGGTGGAAGGTCTGACGCTCTGGCTGATGAGCGGCAAAGGGGCCTGCTGCGCCGAGGGACTTGTGGATGCTGCCGGAATCTGCGAGCAGCTGGGCATCCCCCATCACGTTGTCGATGCCCGCGACACGTTTCAGAAGGAGATTGTTCAACGACTGGTGGAGGGCTATCGCGATGGCATCACCCCATTGCCCTGCTCCCAGTGCAACCGATCGGTGAAGTTCGGGCCAATGCTGAGCTGGGCTCAGCAGGAACGCGGCATCGAACGCATCGCCACCGGGCATTACGCGCGCATCCGCCATGGCCGTGGGGTCGGACGCCATCAACTGCTGCGCGGTCTGGATCACCAAAAAGACCAGAGCTACTTCCTGTACGACCTACCCCAGGAGGCACTGGGCAGTGTTGTCTTCCCCCTTGGAGAACTCACCAAACCGGATACCCGGCGGGAAGCAGCTCGCCACGGACTGCGCACGGCGGACAAACCGGAAAGCCAGGATCTCTGCCTGGCGGATCATCACGGGTCGATGCGGGCCTTCCTCGATGCTTACCTGCCGCCTCGCATCGGGCAGATCGTGCTTGAAGACGGCACTGTTCTTGGCGAACACGACGGGATTGAACACTTCACCATCGGCCAGCGGCGCGGACTCGGTGTCTCCTGGAGTGAGCCATTGCATGTGGTTCGACTTGATGCGGCGATGAACCGCGTGGTCGTTGCCCCCCGTGCCGAGGCTGGCTGCCACAGCTGCGAGGTGGGAGCGGTGAATTGGATCTCTATCGAACCTCCCCTGGAGTCCATCACTGTGGAAGTGCAGGTTCGCTATCGAAGTGCTCCGGTCATGGCTCAGCTATCGCCTGCTGAGCCGAACGAGAACGATCGCCAGCGATCACGTCCGCATCGCTGTCGGCTGGAGTTCCACGAGCAGCAGTTCTCGATCACTCCCGGGCAGGCAGCGGTTTTTTATGACGGTGAAACCGTTTTCGGAGGCGGACTGATCAGCGCAGAGTGA
- the murA gene encoding UDP-N-acetylglucosamine 1-carboxyvinyltransferase, which translates to MTVAAASSQEILKPHLSIDGSSRLSGVLRVSGAKNSALVLMTASLLTEETVEISNIPNLTDIAGMKAILESLGVEVTRRGDRISLTAANLSSSQPPYELVNSLRASFFSIGPLLGRLGYARVPLPGGCRIGARPVVEHIRGLKSLGAIVNVDQGLVTASLPGGMRRLKGTEIVLDCPSVGATETILMATVLAEGKSTIENAAKEPEVQDLANLLNLMGAKISGAGNSTITIEGVERLHGCRDYSVIPDRIEAGTFLMAAAITRSTLKVKPVVPEHLSSVLQKLRDCGCDLNIDDDGITITPGDLRAVDVTTQPFPGFPTDLQAPFMSLMAIAKGTSVISEKIYENRMQHVAELQRMGASIRLEGSTAIVEGVPSLCGAPVTGSDLRASAAMVLAGLSAQGNTKVCGLKHLDRGYDDIEAKLLGVGARIERYSN; encoded by the coding sequence ATGACGGTTGCGGCCGCTTCGTCTCAAGAGATTCTCAAGCCGCACCTTTCGATCGACGGAAGCTCTCGACTCAGCGGAGTCCTCAGGGTGAGCGGAGCCAAAAATTCCGCTCTAGTTCTGATGACCGCCAGCCTCCTGACGGAGGAAACCGTGGAGATCAGCAATATCCCCAACCTCACCGATATCGCAGGAATGAAGGCCATTCTTGAGTCCTTGGGTGTTGAAGTGACACGACGGGGTGACCGCATCAGCCTCACCGCAGCAAACCTGTCGTCCTCTCAACCGCCTTACGAGCTCGTCAACAGCCTGAGAGCCAGTTTCTTCAGCATTGGTCCCCTGCTCGGAAGGCTGGGCTATGCCCGTGTTCCACTGCCCGGAGGCTGCCGCATCGGTGCCCGGCCTGTGGTGGAACACATTCGTGGACTCAAGTCCCTCGGTGCAATCGTCAACGTTGATCAGGGCCTGGTTACAGCATCCCTACCCGGTGGCATGCGTCGGCTGAAAGGCACTGAAATTGTGCTGGATTGCCCCAGCGTGGGTGCCACCGAAACGATCCTGATGGCCACAGTGTTGGCCGAAGGGAAAAGCACCATTGAGAATGCTGCCAAGGAACCCGAGGTTCAGGATCTCGCCAACCTGCTCAATCTGATGGGAGCCAAGATCTCAGGAGCTGGAAATTCCACCATCACGATCGAGGGCGTTGAGCGTCTCCACGGATGCCGGGATTATTCCGTGATCCCGGATCGGATTGAAGCTGGAACCTTTCTCATGGCAGCTGCAATCACAAGGTCGACTTTGAAAGTAAAACCCGTCGTGCCGGAGCATCTCAGCTCCGTCTTGCAGAAGCTTCGCGATTGTGGCTGTGATCTCAACATCGACGATGACGGCATCACCATCACCCCGGGAGACCTTCGGGCTGTCGATGTGACAACGCAACCCTTCCCAGGATTCCCTACCGATCTGCAGGCCCCTTTCATGTCCCTGATGGCCATTGCCAAGGGAACCAGCGTGATCAGCGAAAAGATTTACGAGAATCGCATGCAGCATGTGGCAGAGCTGCAGCGCATGGGAGCTTCGATTCGCCTGGAAGGCAGCACCGCCATTGTTGAAGGCGTTCCCTCCCTCTGCGGCGCACCAGTGACGGGTAGCGATCTCAGGGCTTCCGCAGCCATGGTGCTGGCCGGTCTTTCAGCCCAGGGCAACACCAAGGTCTGTGGCCTGAAGCACCTGGATCGCGGTTACGACGACATCGAAGCCAAATTGCTGGGCGTTGGAGCCAGGATCGAGCGCTATAGCAACTGA
- a CDS encoding apolipoprotein N-acyltransferase: MGDHRSASLWLAIGGGLLAGLSPAAAGPVTMLPALALLWRIADRPRLAAIWGLLAVLLSHRWLLALHPLTWMGVSALLSLPIAILIWLVCGLAAAVLLAIWSNAARWLVASQPGSREELSGMSMLILALIWGLIEVGLAGGPLFWIGVGGSVLPLDPALAGLSRWIGSGGLAVLLLAAGWGLDQLFRQRFALRRTVSWSVIWLMALLLAHLLGAAALFRPPVSRGDLSLAGWQPAIPTREKFASEQQRRLPQALQRALETARAFDAQALVAPEGTFPSGWTFASEDQPLPLLTGGFRRQDGQLRSSLLLISPDADQPEPLLDKHRLVPLGEALPPLPQGLAGGLSAVGGVMPGPASRLQTGFSDPAAVAICYEISDGRSMAKAIAEGGQWMLSIANLDPYPDLLQRQFLALAQLRAIETGRDLFSVANTGPTAVVHADGRVDQLLPSGEEGVAAADIQTRKALTGYVRWLDLPLRVLFGVCLIQGLISRRSS, encoded by the coding sequence ATGGGCGATCACCGATCTGCCTCGCTCTGGCTGGCCATCGGAGGGGGATTGCTGGCGGGTCTCTCCCCGGCAGCGGCTGGGCCCGTGACCATGCTCCCTGCCCTCGCGCTGCTGTGGAGGATCGCCGATCGTCCTCGCCTTGCAGCGATCTGGGGGTTGCTGGCTGTGTTGCTGAGCCATCGCTGGCTGCTGGCGCTCCATCCCCTCACCTGGATGGGCGTGTCTGCCCTGCTCAGCCTTCCCATCGCGATTCTGATCTGGCTGGTCTGTGGATTGGCGGCAGCGGTTCTGCTGGCCATCTGGTCAAACGCAGCTCGCTGGCTGGTGGCGTCTCAACCGGGCAGCAGAGAAGAGCTGTCGGGGATGTCGATGCTCATCCTGGCGTTGATCTGGGGGCTCATCGAAGTGGGGCTGGCTGGCGGGCCCCTCTTCTGGATCGGCGTCGGCGGGAGCGTCCTGCCGTTGGATCCAGCGTTGGCAGGCCTCAGTCGCTGGATCGGCAGCGGCGGGTTGGCGGTGCTGTTGCTGGCAGCTGGCTGGGGGCTTGATCAGCTGTTTCGTCAGCGGTTTGCCCTGCGTCGCACTGTGAGCTGGTCTGTGATCTGGTTGATGGCGCTCCTGCTCGCCCATCTGCTCGGTGCCGCTGCGCTCTTTCGTCCGCCGGTCTCCCGAGGCGATCTGTCCCTGGCAGGTTGGCAACCTGCGATCCCAACGAGGGAGAAGTTCGCCTCTGAACAGCAACGGCGCCTGCCACAGGCTCTTCAGCGCGCCCTGGAAACGGCACGAGCTTTCGATGCCCAGGCCTTGGTTGCTCCTGAAGGCACGTTTCCGTCGGGCTGGACGTTTGCCTCCGAGGATCAGCCCCTGCCTCTGCTGACGGGTGGATTCCGTCGTCAAGACGGCCAGTTGCGCAGCAGTCTTCTGCTGATCAGCCCTGATGCCGATCAGCCCGAGCCCCTGCTCGATAAACATCGACTCGTTCCCCTGGGGGAGGCCCTTCCTCCTCTGCCGCAGGGGTTGGCGGGCGGTCTTTCCGCTGTTGGGGGCGTGATGCCAGGCCCAGCGTCACGTCTGCAGACAGGCTTCTCGGATCCAGCTGCAGTGGCGATCTGCTACGAGATCAGTGATGGCAGGTCGATGGCCAAGGCGATTGCTGAGGGTGGCCAATGGATGCTCTCCATCGCCAACCTCGACCCGTATCCAGATCTGCTCCAACGTCAGTTTCTGGCCCTGGCACAGCTGAGGGCCATCGAAACGGGACGGGATCTGTTCAGCGTGGCGAACACGGGGCCAACGGCCGTTGTTCATGCTGATGGCCGTGTCGATCAGCTGTTGCCTTCAGGAGAGGAAGGCGTTGCAGCAGCAGACATCCAAACCCGGAAGGCCCTGACGGGTTACGTGCGCTGGCTGGATTTGCCCTTGCGGGTGCTGTTCGGTGTTTGTCTGATTCAGGGGCTGATCAGCCGCCGATCAAGCTGA
- the lpdA gene encoding dihydrolipoyl dehydrogenase, with translation MSDASFDFDVIIIGAGYGGFDAAKHAAEHGLKTAIIESRDMGGTCVNRGCVPSKALLAASGKVRELADDKHLASFGIHAAPVRFERQKIADHANQLVQAIRTNLTKALERAGVTILRGHGRLEGEQKVGLREPNGVDRVLSAKDVILATGSDPFVPPGIETDGRTVFTSDEAINLEWLPRWIAIIGSGYIGLEFADVYTALGCEVTMIEALDRVMPTFDPDIAKIAGRNLIDSRDIDARSGVLARKVTPGCPVQIELADFDSRELVETLEVDAVLVATGRVPSSKGLNLEALQIETNRGFVPIDDSMRVLLNGQPVPHLWAVGDVTGKLMLAHTAAAQGTVAVDNILGHDRQIDYRSIPAATFTHPEISSVGLTEVDAKQMAEQQGFQLGAVRSYFKANSKALAELESDGLMKLLFNKSSGEVLGAHIYGLHAADLIQEVANAVARRQSVRQLSTEVHTHPTLSEVVEVAYKQAAGQLVG, from the coding sequence GTGAGCGACGCCAGTTTCGATTTCGACGTCATCATCATTGGTGCCGGTTACGGCGGTTTTGACGCAGCGAAACACGCGGCAGAGCACGGTCTGAAGACCGCGATCATCGAATCGCGGGACATGGGCGGAACCTGTGTGAACCGAGGCTGCGTGCCGTCTAAGGCCCTGCTGGCGGCCAGCGGCAAGGTGCGTGAACTGGCCGACGACAAGCATCTCGCCAGTTTTGGCATTCATGCCGCCCCGGTGCGCTTCGAACGCCAAAAGATTGCTGACCATGCCAACCAGCTGGTTCAGGCGATTCGCACAAACCTCACGAAGGCCCTCGAACGGGCCGGTGTCACGATCCTCCGTGGCCATGGACGCCTGGAAGGTGAACAGAAGGTGGGTCTGCGCGAGCCGAACGGTGTGGACCGCGTTCTGAGCGCAAAGGACGTGATCCTTGCCACAGGCTCCGACCCTTTCGTCCCTCCCGGCATCGAGACGGATGGCCGCACGGTGTTCACCAGTGATGAAGCCATCAACCTGGAGTGGTTGCCCCGCTGGATTGCCATCATCGGCAGTGGTTACATCGGCCTGGAATTCGCCGATGTCTACACAGCGCTCGGCTGCGAAGTGACGATGATCGAAGCCCTGGATCGGGTGATGCCGACCTTTGATCCCGATATCGCCAAGATTGCCGGACGGAATCTGATTGACAGTCGCGATATTGATGCCCGATCCGGTGTGCTCGCCCGCAAGGTCACCCCGGGCTGTCCTGTGCAGATTGAGCTGGCCGATTTCGACAGTCGTGAGCTGGTGGAGACCTTGGAGGTCGATGCTGTTCTCGTTGCCACGGGACGCGTCCCCAGCAGCAAGGGTCTGAACCTTGAAGCGCTTCAGATCGAGACCAACCGCGGATTTGTTCCCATCGACGACTCGATGCGGGTGTTGCTGAACGGTCAGCCCGTCCCCCATCTCTGGGCCGTTGGCGACGTCACTGGAAAACTGATGTTGGCCCACACAGCAGCGGCCCAGGGCACCGTGGCTGTCGACAACATTCTTGGCCACGACAGGCAGATTGATTACCGCAGCATTCCCGCAGCCACCTTCACCCATCCCGAGATCAGCTCGGTGGGACTCACCGAAGTGGATGCCAAGCAGATGGCCGAACAGCAGGGTTTTCAGCTGGGTGCTGTGCGCAGCTATTTCAAGGCCAATTCCAAAGCACTCGCTGAGCTGGAGAGCGATGGTTTGATGAAGCTTCTGTTCAACAAATCATCGGGTGAAGTCCTTGGAGCTCATATCTATGGCCTCCATGCCGCCGATCTGATCCAGGAGGTGGCCAATGCCGTGGCACGACGCCAGAGCGTGCGCCAGCTGTCAACGGAAGTGCACACCCACCCCACCCTGAGTGAAGTGGTGGAGGTTGCCTACAAGCAGGCCGCCGGCCAGCTCGTCGGCTGA
- a CDS encoding hydantoin utilization protein A, with the protein MLISLLTGFAAGALHVVGGADHLVAMAPMSLNRPVQALRSGLAWGVGHAAGVVLLALMTLLIKDLAHLEAMSAWAEWFVGVSLLVVGTLAIRTAFGLELHTHEHHHDGERQHRHLHLHVRGQSNHRRHAHAASGLGLLHGLAGASHVLAVIPALALPPLGAVIYLFAYLGGSIAAMLLVAAALSMLTQRTGARCLPVLVGVTGGLSIVTGMIWLQKTSAVVF; encoded by the coding sequence ATGCTGATCAGTCTGTTGACGGGGTTTGCCGCCGGAGCGCTGCATGTCGTCGGTGGAGCCGATCACCTGGTGGCCATGGCCCCGATGTCCTTGAACCGTCCGGTGCAGGCGCTGCGATCGGGTTTGGCCTGGGGGGTTGGTCATGCAGCGGGCGTGGTGTTGCTGGCCTTGATGACACTGCTGATCAAGGATCTGGCCCATCTGGAGGCCATGTCGGCCTGGGCTGAATGGTTTGTGGGTGTGTCGTTGCTGGTGGTTGGCACCCTTGCGATCCGCACAGCCTTTGGACTGGAGCTGCACACGCATGAGCATCATCACGACGGGGAGCGCCAACACCGCCATCTCCACCTGCACGTTCGCGGTCAGAGCAATCACAGACGCCATGCCCATGCCGCTTCCGGCCTGGGGCTCCTGCATGGCCTGGCCGGTGCCAGCCATGTACTGGCTGTGATTCCGGCCCTGGCGCTGCCCCCATTGGGTGCTGTGATCTACCTGTTCGCCTATTTGGGCGGCTCGATTGCAGCCATGCTCCTGGTGGCGGCAGCCTTGTCAATGCTGACCCAGCGCACCGGTGCGCGTTGTCTTCCAGTCCTGGTTGGCGTCACAGGGGGGCTGTCCATCGTGACGGGGATGATCTGGCTGCAGAAAACCTCAGCCGTTGTGTTCTGA